In Cydia strobilella chromosome 8, ilCydStro3.1, whole genome shotgun sequence, one DNA window encodes the following:
- the LOC134743366 gene encoding uncharacterized protein LOC134743366 has product MDFINIEGKSIYCKIDTGAEVSVMPTKIFKELHYSAALRPTKTLEAFDGTKVKAIGKVRLHCKYKERECYEDFRIVDCKLMLLGESGCEALKLVKRIYSVDEAEDGTLKEDFIKENIDVFQGHGPN; this is encoded by the exons ATGGACTTTATTAACATCGAAGGAAAGAGCATATATTGTAAAATTGATACCGGCGCAGAAGTAAGTGTAATGCCAACAAAAATCTTCAAGGAACTTCATTATAGTGCGGCGCTCAGACCAACAAAGACCTTAGAAGCATTTGATGGCACAAAAGTCAAAGCCATTGGAAAGGTCCGTCTCCATTGCAAGTACAAGGAGCGAGAGTGTTATGAGGACTTCAGAATTGTAGATTGCAAGTTAATGTTATTAGGAGAGTCAGGTTGTGAAGCTTTAAAACTAGTGAAGCGAATTTACAGTGTTGATGAAGCTGAAGATGGGACTCTAAAAGAGGACttcataaaagaaaatatagatGTTTTCCAAGGTCATG GACCAAATTGA